The nucleotide sequence GCATCGAGCACGACCATGAGTTGGGCAAGCCCGACCACGGCGAGGGTGAGCCAGCGTCGTCCGCTGGTCGTGGTGACGGGGGTGGAAGTCATGGAGCGAGACTATACGGAACTATGGAGTTCCGGATCAACTCGGTTCAGGAATTTACCCGGCGGTAATGTTGAGTGCGGATCGGAACGCGAAGGAGGCGAACCGCGATGACGCAGGTCGACCTCGAGGCCAAGCCCCGCCTCGGACGCAAGCGGGATCACACGCGTGATGCCGAGATTCTGGATGCCACCATCGAGGTGCTGGCAGAGACCGGGTACGACGGCATGACGATCGACATGGTGGCAGCCCGTGCCAAAGCCGGCAAAGCGACGGTCTACCGACGGTGGGCGTCAAAGCCTGAGCTCGTGCTCGACGCGGTTGCCTGCATGAAGGCGAAGGATCTCGATCTCGAGTCGCTGCCCGACACCGGAACACTTCGCGGAGACCTCGTGGCGATGGTGCGCTCGCCGACCATCCAGGAGAGCCAGCGCAAACTCCAGGTCATGGCCGGGATCGTTTCGATGATCGCCCGCGACCCCGAACTCGCTGCCGCAGCGCGCGAGGCGATCATCGAGCCACGAGCCGCGGCTAATCGCATCCTTTTCCGCCGCGCCATCGACCGCGGTGAGATCGCTTCGGATGTGGACATCGAGGCGCTGTGCCTGATCGGCCCGGCGATGGTCGCCTACCGCACACTGATGCTGCGCGAGCCCGTCGACCGCGACTTCATGATCACGACCATCGACCGGGTCGTCCTCCCGGCCGCGTTCGCCCGCTGAGGCCGCCAAGGTGTCGGCACCGGCCGACCAGGCAAGCCCACGGCGTAACCGCGTTCCTTCACCCCCGACGAGTTTGCGTGATAGCGGTTCTCAGCGAACTGCTGTGGACCTCTCGGGCAGCTTGGCGCCCGGGTCGTTCGAAGTGGGCAGATTCTCGGACTACCGCCGCTACACGGCTGAGCTCGGTGATCTCGTCGGCGCTCAGCACGGCAGCCCGCGTCTGAATCCACCGTGGAAGTCGTGGGGCTGCGGTGGTCGGTGCGTTGACCGTTCACGAGCAGTCGCCGGGCTGCGACTCACACGTTCTTTTCGTCAGCCGGGCGGCAAGGCGAAACGCCGGGTCCCGTGACGCCTTCAGTGTGCACCTTCCGGCCCAGGAGTTGCTGGCCCGGGGAGTTCCTGTCCCTGCGGAACTAGCACGGTTGCTCGAGATCCAACGCCGGCGCTCGTGGCAGCGTGAACCGGCGGCTCCCGTCACCCCGCCGCCCGAACCGGCCGCGACACCTGCGCCGTCCGAGGACTGAGCCGGACAGGCCAATCTGTGAGCCACACAGAATGGGGGCGTAACGTCCGATCATGAATATACAGACACAGACCAACGGCAGCGACGTCGCGCTGCTGGGGCTCAGATCGGTACTCGTCGGCTCGTTGCCGGCGACGCTGCTCACGGATGACGCCCCGGACACATACACGGTCGAGGCGGTCTTCACACGACGCCCCGAGCCCGAAGAGATCAAGCAGATCCTCGATGGCGACACACGTCGGTTCCTGTCGGATGCAGGATACCCCGCGGTCGTGCTGACGGTCTCGGATCGCAGACTCGAGATCGCGAACACCAATCTGGAGGGACTGCGCGACGGCCTGGCCGGACTCCTCTCCGAGAGGCTCGCCGCCGTCAGCCACAACCTGCGCGCCCGACGGGACGCCGCTGCGGTCACGTTCGAGGCAGCGGCCGGACACGAGCACGAACGGGCGGCCGCCGTCGCGACGCTGGCCGAGTCGGTCGTCTTCGAGCCGTCGCATCCCGACGCCCCGAGCGAGTGAGGCGAGCCCGGCGAGCGCTCGGGTGAAGGTCGCGATGCTCGGTCCCATCGCCTGGCGGACGCCCCCGCTGGGCTATGGGCCATGGGAGCGCGTGACGAGCCTGCTCACGGAGGGTCTCGTGCGCCGTGGGGTGGACGTGACGCTGTTCGCGACCGGCGACTCGATCACCGGCGCCGAGCTCGATGCCGTGACGCCGCACGGTTACGCCGAAGACCCGTCGATGGACGGCCGCGTGTGGGAAGCGCTTCACGTCGCCCACGCCATCGAGCGCTCGGGCGAGTTCGACCTCGTGCACAACCAGCTCGACTGGCTCCCTCTCGCGTTCAGCGCCCAGTGGCGCGCGCCGATGATCACGACGATCCACGGCTTCTCGGGCCCGGCGATCCTGCCCGCGTACGTCTCCTCGACCTCGGCGTTCGTCTCGATCTCCGACTCCGATCGCTCCCCCGGTCTGGAGTATCTCGCGACGATCCACCACGGGATCGACGCCACAGAGCTTCCCTGCGTCACCGAACCGGACGACTACCTGGTGTCGTTCGGGCGGATCCACCCCGACAAAGGCACCGCGGCCGCGGTGGAGATCGCGCGGCGCGCCGGCCGGCGCCTCGTGATCTGCGGTCTCATCCACGACCCCGACTACTTCCGCCGCGAGGTGGAACCCCACATCGACGGGGAGCAAGTCGTGTTCCTCGGCGCTGTCGGGGCTGAGGAACGTGCGCGCGTCCTCGGGCAGGCGGTGGCGCTGCTTCATCCGATCGATTTCGACGAGCCGTTCGGACTCTCGGTGGTGGAGTCCATGATGTGCGGCACGCCCGTTCTCGCGTATCGCCGGGGGTCCATGGCAGAAGTCATCGACGAGGGCGCGACCGGCAGCACTGTGGCCTCGATCGAGGAGGCCGTCTCGGCGCTCCCCGCCGTCCTGTCGCTGAACCGTCGTCGCGTGCACGATCTCGCCGTCATGCGATTCGGCGTGGAGCGGATGGTCGACGAGTACCTGCGCGTGTACGAGACTGTGCGGCGTCGCTGATCCCCGGGCCGACGTCCAGGTCGGGCGTGTACCGTGACGACTACAGCGTCCGGGTCGTGACTCGGACGTGAACCGGACTGCGGCGATGAGGGCGCAGTTCCACGAGGGATGCCGTTGGCAGACGTCTCGCCAAAGCCCGGAGCGATTCCGCCCGGGCATCATCAGAGAGCGTCACCATGACCCACTACGGATTCCTCAGCACGTTTCCGCCGACCCGCTGCGGCCTGGCCACTTTCACCGAGTCCCTCTCCGACGCCCTCGTCCTCGACGGTGACGAGGACGGCACGATCGTGCGCGTTCTCGACCGCCCCGAGGATCGTGGCCGTCCGGACCCCCGCGCGCGGTCGCGGGTGCGCACCGATCTGATCGCGGACGACAGGCTCAGCATGATGCGGGCGACCATGGCGCTCAACGCGTGCGATGTCGTGATCGTGCAGCACGAGTACGGGATCTACGGCGGAGACGATGGCGATCAGATCGTCGAGGTGCTCGCCGCGACGCGGACACCGACCATCGTCGTGCTCCACACCGTCCTGGTCGCACCGACGCCGCACCAACGGGAAGTGCTCACGGAAGTCTGCCGCCTCGCCGCGGTCGTCGTCGTGATGACCGCCCACGCACGCGACAACCTCGCCGCGCACTACGCGGTCGATCTCGGTCGCGTCCACGTCATCCCGCACGGTGTGCAGCACGTGGCTCTCAGCGGGTCCGAGCCGCACAGCGGCCGCCGCGTCCTCACGTGGGGGCTGCTCTCACCGGGCAAGGGCATCGAATGGGGCATCCGCGCCATGGCACAGCTCACCGACCTCGACCCGCACGTCGAGTACATCGTCGCCGGGCAGACGCACCCCAAGGTGCTCACACATGCGGGCGAGAGCTACCGCACGATGCTCGCCGCACTCGCCGTCGAGCTGGGCATCGAGGCATCCGTCCGCATCGACGGTCGCTACCTCGACATGTCGCAGCTCGCCGCCCTCATCGCTTCGGCCGATGTCGTGCTTCTGCCGTACGACTCGGTCGACCAGGCGACCTCCGGCGTCCTTGCCGAGGCCGTGGCCGCCGGCGTTCCCGTGGTCGCCACCGGGTTCCCGCATGCGGTGGAGCTGTTGTCGAGCGGAGCCGGGACGGTCGTCGCCCATCAGGACCCTGACGCCATGGCCCGGGCGCTTCGCGAGATCATCACGGGGTCGTCCGTTGCCGATAGCATGCGCGAGGCCGCCCTCCGCGAGACGCACGAGACGACGTGGTCGGCGGTCGCCGATCGCTACCGTGCGCTCACTGCGAGGCTCGTCGCGGCGCGGGCAGCATGATGGACCCTTCTCCGCCGTACGAGCACCTGCGCGTGCTGACGGATCACAACGGCATCTTCGAGCACGCCCTCCTCGACGCGCCACGCCCGGACCACGGCTACTGCGTCGACGACGTGGCGCGAGCGCTGATCGTGGTCGCCCGTGAGCGGCAGCAGACCGCCGAACTCCGGAAGATGGCCTCGATCTATCTGCGCTTCCTCGAGTCGGCCGTGCGCTCGGACGGGCTCGCGCACAATCGCATGAGCGCCGCCGGGGAGTGGTCCGACGAGCCGGCCATGGGCGACTGGTGGGGACGGCTGCTGTGGGCGCTCGGCACGATCGCCGTCCAGCGAGGCGATCCTTGGACCCGAGCTCGCGCGTTGCGCACTTTCCGCATCGCAGCCCGCGAGCGGTCGACGAGCCTGCGGACTCTCGCCTTCGCGGCGCTGGGAGCTGCGGAGATCGTGCGCGTGCGTTCGGATGACCACATTGCCCGGACTCTCCTGCGGGAGTTCGTCGCCGCGGTGCCTGCGCCGACGGATCGCACCTGGCTCTGGCCCGAGCCGCGCCTCGCCTATGGGAACGCCTCCATCGCAGAAGCGCTGATCGCCGCCGGGCATGTTCTCGGTGATGCGGATGCCGCAGCGCGGGGTCTGCGGATGCTCGAGTTCCTGCTTTCCGTGGAGACGTCGGACGACCGATTGTCCGTAACCGGGACGGGAGGGCGCGGGCCCGGCGAGTCGGGACCGCTGTTCGATCAGCAGCCCATCGAGCTCGCCGCACTCGCGGACGCGTGTGCACGCGCGTACGCGGTTACCGCAGACACGGCGTGGCTGGCCCCGATCTCACTCGCGTGGCGCTGGTTCACCGGTCTCAATGACACCGGGACCGCCATGTTCGACGAGCTGACGGGAGCCGGCTTCGACGGCCTCGAACGCGACGGCCGGAACGAGAACCGCGGCGCCGAATCGACGTTGGCCGCGCTGAGCACCTACCAGCAGGCGTACCGCCACAGTGAAGTGAACACGGGATGACCGCCCGGATGCACGCGGCGGAACTCTTGGCACAGCCGGACCGGGTGATCGCGCAGCTGTTCCTTCCGGGCGAGGAATGGTCCGCCCACCATTCCCGCGCGGCCGAGATCATCGCGCGCGTGATGGCGATACCTGACGAGCGGGCCGACGTGCTCGCGGCGGCGCTCACCCGCGACTTCGGTTCGCGGCATCCCGACATCCGCGGTCTGTTCCGGGACAACGCCGACGTCGTGAGTTCTCGTCTTGCCGATCCGGTCGACATCAGCGACGCTCGACGCCTGGTGCTCGGCGCCAGCTTCACGTCGGAGTATGCGGTCGAGGGCGCGGCGCTGTGCAACCCCAGCGCCGTGGAGCACCCCGACCAGACGGGATTGGCGCCCGGACAGCTGCGCGTGGCCATCGCCCTCCGCTCCATCGGAGAGGGACATCGCTCCTCCATCGAATTCGCCGAGGCGATCATCGGCCCGGGCCTGTGCTGGACGTTCGCAGAGCGGCAGCTGCCGCTGTGGCGAGCGCGGATCGAAGAAGGGGACTGGAGCATCGTGCACTTCCGTGCTGCGCTGGAGGACGAGGGGATCATCAACGAGATCTCGCACAGCGTGCTGCAAGGGCTTCCCGAGCGGTTCACCGCGTCGGAGGTCGAGGCGTCGGTGGCCGCCCTGCCGAGCGCGCTGTCGAGGCGGGCGGACAGCGGTCGGCATATCGAGGCGTTGCGCGACCTGACGAATTCCGTCTATCGCGCGGTGTTCTCCCCAGAGACCGCCCTCAGCCAGCGGGTCCTCACCCCCGTGGCGGCAGAGGAACGGCATGGAATGGAGGACGCGCGTTTCGTGCGATTCACCGACCTCGCCGGTGCCACTCACTACCGCGGGACGTACACCGCGTACGACGGTCGCGACATCGCACCGCGTCTGATCGTCACCCAGGATCTGCGCGAGTTCGAGATCCACCGGCTGACCGGAGACGCCGCTCAGGACAAGGGGATGGCGCTGTTCCCGCGCCCCGTGGGCGGCAGGTACCTCGCGCTGAGCCGAACCGGAGGCGAGAGCATCTCGCTCGCAGAGTCCGGCGACGGCGTGATCTGGGACCACGTCGGAAACGTCCATACCCCCGGGGAGCCCTGGGAGATCGTCCAGACCGGCAACTGCGGCCCGCCGCTCGAGACCCCGCAGGGGTGGGTCGTCCTGGTGCACGGCGTGGGTCCGATGCGACGGTACTCCCTGGGAGCATTGCTGCTCGACCTCGAGGATCCGACCATCGTCCTCGGACGGACGGCGAATCCGATCCTGCAGCCGTTCGACGAACGCCGCGACGGCTACGTGCCGAACGTCGTGTACTCGTGCGGCGGGCTCATCGTGGACGACGTGGTCTGGATCCCGATCGGCATCGCGGACTCCCGCATCGGAGTGTGCTCCATCGAGGTCGATGAGCTCCTCGCGCACCTGGTTCCGTAGCCTTCCCACGCGGTGACCTGCCTGTGCGTTCGCCGTGCCCCCGGTGCGCGCGCGGGGTTACGGGGATACTCTGAGAGCAGATGGCCCGGACCCCGTCATTGATGCGACACGATCTGTGCGCGCTTCATGTGGCAGGGGGCATGAGATGGCCGTCATCCCTTCGGGATCGATCGCATCGTCGGTGCGATCCACGACGCCGAAGACGCCGAATCACTACACGGAGTTGTCGCAGCTGGTGACCGGAAGCGGTCTCATGCGTCGTCGTTACGGCTATTACTGGACGAAGCTCGTCGCGGCCCCGATCGTGATCGCGGGCGTGATCACCGGTTTCATCCTCATCGGCGACACCTGGTGGCAGCTGGTGACGGCGGCCGTGCTGGCCGTCGTTCTCACGCAGGTTGCCATGCTCGGTCATGACGCTGCCCACCGGCAGATCTTCCGCTCGGGTCGGTGGAACGACTGGACCACGCTGGTGATCGGTAATCTCCTCGTGGGAATGAGTTACGGCTGGTGGCAGCACAAACACACGCGGCATCATGCCAACCCGAACAAGATCGGCAGCGATCCCGACATCGAACTGCCCGTCATCGCGTTCACTCCGGAGCAGGCGGACCGTCGGCGCGCGAGTCGCAGTGGACCACTGCGTTGGCTGATCGCGCACCAGGGGGTGTTGTTCTTCCCGATCCTGCTGCTGGAGGGCCTCTCGCTGCACGCATCGAGCGTGCGTCGTGTGTTCTCGCGGGAACCGTTGCGTCGCCGTCCGATCGAGATCGCGTTCCTCGCGGCGCGGATCATCGGGTTCCTCGTGCTCGTGTTCCTGGTGCTGTCGCCGGGGATCGCGTTCGCGTTCCTCGGGGTTCAGCTCGGTGTGTTCGGCGTCTACATGGGCATGGCGTTCGCTCCGAACCACAAGGGGATGCCGCTTGTCCCGGCCGACGTGAAGGTGGATTTCCTCCGTCGGCAGGTGCTGATGAGCCGGAATATCCGTGGCAACCGGCTGCTGGACACGGCAATGGGAGGGCTCAACTACCAGATCGAGCATCACCTGTTCCCCTCGATGCCCCGACCGCACCTCCGGCAGGCGTCGGGGATGATCAGCGCATTTTGCCGGGAGCATGGCGTGCCTTATACCCAGACGGGTCTCTGGCAGTCCTACGGGATCGTCGTCCGCTACATCAACAGGGTGGGGCTCGGCGAGCGCGATCCCTTCGAGTGTCCGCTGCTCCAGCAGCGGCAGACCCTTTAGCCGGACCGGCAACCGGCGCAGCTCCGGCGTGGTCAGAGGACCAGTCGCCCGGCGATGACGTCGGCCGCGACGACACCGATGCGGGTCTGGGTGGAGCGGGCGCGGCTCCGGATCCGCGCGAACGCCTCGTCCATGTCGATGTTCTGTCGCTGGGCGAGGTATCCCTTGGCCTGCTCGATCACCACCCGGCTGTCGAGCGCGCGCTGGAGCTGAGCCTGGGTGAGCTCCGACTCCTCTGCCAGGCGCTGCTGCAGGATGCTGATGGTGGCGATGTCAGCCAGGGCCTGCGCCGCGGCGGCATCTGCTGCGTTGAGCGCTCCCGGTTCCTCCCGCAACAGGTTCAGCGATCCCAGCGTCGAGTCCCGCAGTCGCAGCGGAATGGCGTGAATCGACAGGAACCCGGAGGCGCGGGCATCGGCCGCGAACGCCGGCCAACGGTCCGCGATCTGGTCGATGTCGTCCACCGAGACGACTTCGCCGGTCGTCGCCGCCTCCACGCAGGGGCCGGCACCGACTCTCAGCTGCATCAGCTCGACGAGTTCGCTTCGCTCGCTGGTGGAGACGATCACCTCGAGCTGATTCGACGGGCTCAGCAGAAGGATGCCGGCCGCGGACGCGTCGAACAGCGAGATGCAGTCGTCGACGAGTCGCTGGAGAAGGTCGACGACATCGAAGTCGTCGACGAGAGAGTCCGCCAGCGTGACGAAGGTTCCCAGCAGCTGATGCTCACGGGTCGGCACCGTCATGCCGTCATCCTAGGCGGTGTCCTGTCACGGGCCGAGGTCCAGGCTGCGGGCGATCACCGCGGCGGCGACGTCGCGCACGGGGCGGCCCGTCGCGTAGGCGTGCCCGCGCAGGAGCATGAGGGCGTCGTCCACGTCGATTCCGTTCCTGGCCGCGACCATGCCCGTCGCCTGGTGCACCTCCCGCCGCGAGTACGGCTCGTCGGCCGTTTCATCATCGGTCACATCGAGGCGGCCCAACGCTCGGCGCAGGAGCGTGCCGGAGACGATCACCGCGAGCTTGCTCAGCCCGGTGATGTCGGCGACGGACAACTCGCGGGCGGCGGTCGAATAGAGAGCGATCGACCCGATGCCCACCGTCCCGACGAACAGCGGGAAGGCGTAGAGCGACCCCAGATCGAGCTCTCGGAGGGCCGCCCACGCGCCCGGCCACAGCGCTCCGCCGTCGACCTGGAGATCGGCTGCCGCGACCGGGCGCCGGGTACGCAGGGCCTCCCACGACGGACCCTCACCCAAGTCGATCTGGATCTCGTCGATCCGGGCTCCGAGCGTGGTGCTGGCACACACCGTCTGCGATCCCATCGGCGAACCGAGGGTGGAGATCACCGCGCCCGCCATCGCGACGGCCGCTCGCAGCGGCGAGCACAGATCATCGCTTCCCACCGCGGTGAGCGCGGCGGCGGCGAGCGAGAACGCATCGCCTTCTGGCTCCTTGCCGGCTGTCATCGACATCGCTCCCCGCCGTTCGCATCGGAATGAGCGGGCGCTGGGTCCGGGTGCCCTTGCCGCGATCGTACACCGCTGCCTACAAGGCCCCGGGTGGTGATCTGTTCTTCGTCGGCAATGGCGCGTACCGTGACGAACATGTGGACAGTTCTTCTCATCTTGCTGGTGA is from Microbacterium sp. LWH3-1.2 and encodes:
- a CDS encoding fatty acid desaturase family protein, giving the protein MAVIPSGSIASSVRSTTPKTPNHYTELSQLVTGSGLMRRRYGYYWTKLVAAPIVIAGVITGFILIGDTWWQLVTAAVLAVVLTQVAMLGHDAAHRQIFRSGRWNDWTTLVIGNLLVGMSYGWWQHKHTRHHANPNKIGSDPDIELPVIAFTPEQADRRRASRSGPLRWLIAHQGVLFFPILLLEGLSLHASSVRRVFSREPLRRRPIEIAFLAARIIGFLVLVFLVLSPGIAFAFLGVQLGVFGVYMGMAFAPNHKGMPLVPADVKVDFLRRQVLMSRNIRGNRLLDTAMGGLNYQIEHHLFPSMPRPHLRQASGMISAFCREHGVPYTQTGLWQSYGIVVRYINRVGLGERDPFECPLLQQRQTL
- a CDS encoding GAF and ANTAR domain-containing protein, encoding MTVPTREHQLLGTFVTLADSLVDDFDVVDLLQRLVDDCISLFDASAAGILLLSPSNQLEVIVSTSERSELVELMQLRVGAGPCVEAATTGEVVSVDDIDQIADRWPAFAADARASGFLSIHAIPLRLRDSTLGSLNLLREEPGALNAADAAAAQALADIATISILQQRLAEESELTQAQLQRALDSRVVIEQAKGYLAQRQNIDMDEAFARIRSRARSTQTRIGVVAADVIAGRLVL
- a CDS encoding TetR/AcrR family transcriptional regulator, whose amino-acid sequence is MTQVDLEAKPRLGRKRDHTRDAEILDATIEVLAETGYDGMTIDMVAARAKAGKATVYRRWASKPELVLDAVACMKAKDLDLESLPDTGTLRGDLVAMVRSPTIQESQRKLQVMAGIVSMIARDPELAAAAREAIIEPRAAANRILFRRAIDRGEIASDVDIEALCLIGPAMVAYRTLMLREPVDRDFMITTIDRVVLPAAFAR
- a CDS encoding glycosyltransferase, producing MTHYGFLSTFPPTRCGLATFTESLSDALVLDGDEDGTIVRVLDRPEDRGRPDPRARSRVRTDLIADDRLSMMRATMALNACDVVIVQHEYGIYGGDDGDQIVEVLAATRTPTIVVLHTVLVAPTPHQREVLTEVCRLAAVVVVMTAHARDNLAAHYAVDLGRVHVIPHGVQHVALSGSEPHSGRRVLTWGLLSPGKGIEWGIRAMAQLTDLDPHVEYIVAGQTHPKVLTHAGESYRTMLAALAVELGIEASVRIDGRYLDMSQLAALIASADVVLLPYDSVDQATSGVLAEAVAAGVPVVATGFPHAVELLSSGAGTVVAHQDPDAMARALREIITGSSVADSMREAALRETHETTWSAVADRYRALTARLVAARAA
- a CDS encoding glycosylase; protein product: MTARMHAAELLAQPDRVIAQLFLPGEEWSAHHSRAAEIIARVMAIPDERADVLAAALTRDFGSRHPDIRGLFRDNADVVSSRLADPVDISDARRLVLGASFTSEYAVEGAALCNPSAVEHPDQTGLAPGQLRVAIALRSIGEGHRSSIEFAEAIIGPGLCWTFAERQLPLWRARIEEGDWSIVHFRAALEDEGIINEISHSVLQGLPERFTASEVEASVAALPSALSRRADSGRHIEALRDLTNSVYRAVFSPETALSQRVLTPVAAEERHGMEDARFVRFTDLAGATHYRGTYTAYDGRDIAPRLIVTQDLREFEIHRLTGDAAQDKGMALFPRPVGGRYLALSRTGGESISLAESGDGVIWDHVGNVHTPGEPWEIVQTGNCGPPLETPQGWVVLVHGVGPMRRYSLGALLLDLEDPTIVLGRTANPILQPFDERRDGYVPNVVYSCGGLIVDDVVWIPIGIADSRIGVCSIEVDELLAHLVP
- a CDS encoding glycosyltransferase family 4 protein → MLGPIAWRTPPLGYGPWERVTSLLTEGLVRRGVDVTLFATGDSITGAELDAVTPHGYAEDPSMDGRVWEALHVAHAIERSGEFDLVHNQLDWLPLAFSAQWRAPMITTIHGFSGPAILPAYVSSTSAFVSISDSDRSPGLEYLATIHHGIDATELPCVTEPDDYLVSFGRIHPDKGTAAAVEIARRAGRRLVICGLIHDPDYFRREVEPHIDGEQVVFLGAVGAEERARVLGQAVALLHPIDFDEPFGLSVVESMMCGTPVLAYRRGSMAEVIDEGATGSTVASIEEAVSALPAVLSLNRRRVHDLAVMRFGVERMVDEYLRVYETVRRR
- a CDS encoding glycosyltransferase, with product MMDPSPPYEHLRVLTDHNGIFEHALLDAPRPDHGYCVDDVARALIVVARERQQTAELRKMASIYLRFLESAVRSDGLAHNRMSAAGEWSDEPAMGDWWGRLLWALGTIAVQRGDPWTRARALRTFRIAARERSTSLRTLAFAALGAAEIVRVRSDDHIARTLLREFVAAVPAPTDRTWLWPEPRLAYGNASIAEALIAAGHVLGDADAAARGLRMLEFLLSVETSDDRLSVTGTGGRGPGESGPLFDQQPIELAALADACARAYAVTADTAWLAPISLAWRWFTGLNDTGTAMFDELTGAGFDGLERDGRNENRGAESTLAALSTYQQAYRHSEVNTG
- a CDS encoding GAF and ANTAR domain-containing protein yields the protein MTAGKEPEGDAFSLAAAALTAVGSDDLCSPLRAAVAMAGAVISTLGSPMGSQTVCASTTLGARIDEIQIDLGEGPSWEALRTRRPVAAADLQVDGGALWPGAWAALRELDLGSLYAFPLFVGTVGIGSIALYSTAARELSVADITGLSKLAVIVSGTLLRRALGRLDVTDDETADEPYSRREVHQATGMVAARNGIDVDDALMLLRGHAYATGRPVRDVAAAVIARSLDLGP